ttatatatatatatatatatatatatatataaaataattacacacacattatatatgtatgaaatatttatataggattttatatacagggtgattattaatgactgttcttactttttaccataggagcacgcatttgtaatttctaatataataatatgtcagaaatacgtatccgtcgataaatcatgttcctatggtaaaacgtggaaacagttattaataatcaccctgtatgtatacaGGTATGTGTGTTTATGTATGTAGTGTATCATAAAATACACACatattattgtatgtatatctTCACTTGACTGTTGCTTGCGGCGCCATTGCACGAGATTGCGCGCGTCGCCATCTCGGAGCGCAACGGAGATCGCATGATTTATGGCGCACTGCTTTTGTAATTCGCGCATATCGTAGTGACTCAGGCCTCCGCGCGCGAGACTACCGTCTTGACTGCGTCTTGCATTTTACAGCTACCGCGAGATCCGGGGAAAACGAGGAGGGTGCTCGAACGATCGAAGTAGTGGAGTATTTTCTTGAAGTTCAGCTGTTGTACTTGCGATATAAGTGATCTGACAGCGTTGTAGAACGCAGTCGAGAACGTTTGTCAGTCGCCGTCGTCCTTGTTACGGAGAGATTCTTATTAAAGGTTAACTTACTCCTGCTTGTCAACACGGAATCATTGAAGGTAAAGAAATGAGTTTATTGTATCCGGCGATACCGGGACATCAATATTCGTTAAGGATAACGTTATCTACTTTTAAACGATACAACTGTAATGTACACAATTTGTTTATTAGCAATGACAGTGCGTCTTGTAGGTGGCTGTAAAAGTAGCTTGATGCAGTCACTCACTGTATCCTCTAGGCTCTAGCTCCAAGCAGAATAAAAAGTCATCATGACATCAAAATAAAGTCAAAATAgttccaaaataattattaaaagtcaatcaatcataattaatttttatgtgtattttgGACATTGTGACTTTTTGTTTTACTTGAGCATTTCTCTTGCTTTTCTACTGAGTATATGAAATGTGTTTTATGTAGGAACAATGTCTGACGAACAATTCTCCTTGGTATGGAACAGCTTCCCAACAAACCTGTCATCAGGCTTGTACACTTTGCTGACAGATGAACATCTCGTGGATGTCACTCTGGCTGCTGAAGGTCAAATCCTACGCGCTCACAAGCTGATACTATCAGTTTGCAGCACATATTTCAGAGAGCTTTTCAAGGTTTCATTTTGATAGCCTGTGATAATCGTGAATGCTCACTAAAACTCTGTTGacctaattatttattatacacaggGAAACTCATGCAAACATCCCATTGTCATCCTGAAAGATGTCAACTATCGAGATCTATCAGCTATGCTGCATTTCATGTATCAAGGAGAGGTCAACATCAAACAGGAGGACATTGCCAGCTTTCTAAAAGTTGCAGAGGCTCTACAAATAAAAGGACTGACCACAGAAGTGGATGAGGTTCGTTAAATGGCTGGAATTATCTTTGTAATGTTACAGAGTGCAGCAGGAAAACATTCAGAATAATATAACACATAGAATGTAAGGAGGCATGATATTgcctatttgtaaaaatgttactCTTTTCCAAGGCAATAATAATCTCTACTAAtaaattctgataaaatataTCAAGGGCAGTGCTTTTATAGAAGTGATTATTACTGTTGATTGCAGAGATTTAAGGAGTCTCTCAGAAAAAATGATGAGGACTTCGAAGATCGTGGTTTCTACGAAGTGGAGAGGGATAAATGTGATCCCGGTGGTACGGACGAAAACGTTTCCACGTTCGGCAGACTGACACACATCGTGAAGGAGCAGTCGACGACAAGGCAGAGTACTTCGACAGAGGACACCTCGAGAGAACAACCGTTTACCAGACAAACATCAACTGGCACTGACTCTTGCCACTGGCAAGGTAGTGCAGAAGTCGACTACAATGTCCCGGACGCACGGACAGCGTTTAGCGAGAGGAGCAGAAGCACGGACGTGCCGTGCAGTGTGGAGGAACCATTGGACTGCACGTCTGATGTGAGTCAACCACAGTCGACCAAGGTCGAACCACTGGACTACACAATGGACACGGACGCGGATTCGGGATACAGATACGCGACGGATAAAATGCTCTATGCCGGCGACACCGAGAACGCGCCGAAACAAGGTAGTGACCCTCCCCGCCGTCCTCTGTCGGCATCTCGTGTACTTTAAAGACAACGCTAAGATTGAATGACGTCGTCGAAACGTCATCTCCGGAGCTGAAACGCCCTTTGGCAAAGAGAAAAGAGATTTGCTGTACCAGCAGTGTCAGCGCCCCAAAGGTTTGACGCACTCAAGTGTTGCCACGGATAGATGTGTTACTTTGTTATTGAGACTCATTATCACACGTTTGACTGCGACGCAAGCTCCTGAGCACTTTTACGTACCGTTTAATTAACCCCCGGTATTTCTATAGCGTAAACATTTCATTATCACCTCTCCAATGAGCGACATTGTTTCTCCACGAGTTTCTAATGCGTTACGATTCAGCACGGAATATTTATGATCATTTATCACATTGAAACGCATAAATCAGATTATACGTTAAACCGCCGGGGGTTAAAGTCAATTTAGTCTCTCTGTGATCAAGCGCAATATCACGTATTTGCATGTTCACGCGAATGGGTGTTTCAAATCCGAGCAAAAGCGATGTTCTTCAAATTTATACTCCGCATAAGTTCACCAG
The Solenopsis invicta isolate M01_SB chromosome 16, UNIL_Sinv_3.0, whole genome shotgun sequence genome window above contains:
- the LOC105203867 gene encoding modifier of mdg4 isoform X1, translated to MSDEQFSLVWNSFPTNLSSGLYTLLTDEHLVDVTLAAEGQILRAHKLILSVCSTYFRELFKGNSCKHPIVILKDVNYRDLSAMLHFMYQGEVNIKQEDIASFLKVAEALQIKGLTTEVDERFKESLRKNDEDFEDRGFYEVERDKCDPGGTDENVSTFGRLTHIVKEQSTTRQSTSTEDTSREQPFTRQTSTGTDSCHWQGSAEVDYNVPDARTAFSERSRSTDVPCSVEEPLDCTSDVSQPQSTKVEPLDYTMDTDADSGYRYATDKMLYAGDTENAPKQDFAPDTQLVTYNQNSQTQPFGMSDVTTYPSDFTYETANSSNKGRRTVKGIPSSSLPLETTLRVVSELGPTLRMEHGKIVRMYACPWCLRQFTRKENLKLHVRYIHGPLESLTCKLCGNKYKNSNSLRVHSYLYHNAKRDKSSKSLPTGDDGVSIDDGDGGTGDSGGDGV
- the LOC105203867 gene encoding modifier of mdg4 isoform X2, which codes for MSDEQFSLVWNSFPTNLSSGLYTLLTDEHLVDVTLAAEGQILRAHKLILSVCSTYFRELFKGNSCKHPIVILKDVNYRDLSAMLHFMYQGEVNIKQEDIASFLKVAEALQIKGLTTEVDERFKESLRKNDEDFEDRGFYEVERDKCDPGGTDENVSTFGRLTHIVKEQSTTRQSTSTEDTSREQPFTRQTSTGTDSCHWQGSAEVDYNVPDARTAFSERSRSTDVPCSVEEPLDCTSDVSQPQSTKVEPLDYTMDTDADSGYRYATDKMLYAGDTENAPKQGMSDVTTYPSDFTYETANSSNKGRRTVKGIPSSSLPLETTLRVVSELGPTLRMEHGKIVRMYACPWCLRQFTRKENLKLHVRYIHGPLESLTCKLCGNKYKNSNSLRVHSYLYHNAKRDKSSKSLPTGDDGVSIDDGDGGTGDSGGDGV